A genomic window from Triticum urartu cultivar G1812 chromosome 7, Tu2.1, whole genome shotgun sequence includes:
- the LOC125520877 gene encoding aspartyl protease family protein At5g10770-like — MASASSPPLVALGVLLLLLLSVSSAIAHGGGADPVRRRQRYMVVQTSHLMEPKSICSGLKVTPSANGTWVPLHRPYGPCSPSEGTPPPLVEMLRWDQARTDYVRRKATGEVDDVLDPARPHVDMMQVDFMIRGTFGIGSGSGYGAVIDGDDDDDPMILAQTMAIDTTEDVPWIQCLPCPIPQCYPQRNAFFDPRRSSTGAPVRCGSRACRSLGNYANGCSRANSTGDCLYRIEYSDHRLTLGTYMTDTLTISPSTTFLNFRFGCSHAVRGKFSAQASGTMSLGAGPQSLLSQTARAYGNAFSYCVPGPSAAGFLSIGGPADDGSTFATTPLVRNANVINPTIYVVRLQGIEVAGRRLNVPPVVFSGGTVMDSSAIITRLPPTAYRALRLAFRNAMRAYKTRAPTGNLDTCFDFVGVTTVTVPAVSLVFDGGAVIELDLLAVLLDGCLAFAPVAADFALGFIGNVQQQTHEVLYDVAGGAVGFRRGAC, encoded by the exons ATGGCCAGTGCTTCTAGCCCGCCGCTAGTAGCACTCGgcgtgctcctcctcctcctcttgtcCGTTAGTTCGGCCATTgcgcatggcggaggagcagatcCGGTACGCCGCCGCCAGCGCTACATGGTGGTGCAGACCAGCCACCTGATGGAGCCAAAATCCATTTGCTCCGGCCTCAAGG TGACTCCATCCGCGAATGGTACGTGGGTGCCGCTGCACCGGCCGTACGGCCCGTGCTCGCCGTCGGAGGGCACGCCGCCGCCCCTGGTCGAGATGCTCCGCTGGGATCAGGCCCGCACGGACTACGTCCGAAGGAAGGCCACCGGCGAGGTGGACGACGTGCTCGACCCGGCCAGGCCGCACGTGGACATGATGCAGGTGGACTTCATGATCCGAGGTACCTTCGGCATCGGCTCTGGCTCTGGCTACGGCGCGGTGAtcgacggcgacgacgacgacgacccAATGATCCTGGCACAGACCATGGCCATCGACACGACGGAGGACGTCCCGTGGATCCAGTGCCTCCCGTGCCCCATCCCCCAGTGCTACCCGCAGCGGAACGCCTTCTTCGATCCCCGCAG GTCGAGCACCGGCGCGCCCGTCCGCTGCGGCTCCCGCGCCTGCCGATCTCTCGGCAACTATGCCAATGGCTGCTCCAGGGCCAACTCGACGGGAGACTGCCTGTACCGGATCGAGTACAGCGATCACCGGCTGACGCTGGGGACGTACATGACCGACACGCTGACCATCAGCCCCAGCACCACCTTCCTCAACTTCCGGTTCGGGTGCAGCCACGCCGTGCGCGGCAAGTTCAGCGCCCAGGCCTCCGGGACCATGTCGCTCGGCGCCGGGCCGCAGTCGCTCCTCTCGCAGACGGCCCGCGCCTACGGCAACGCCTTCTCCTACTGCGTCCCGGGGCCCAGCGCCGCCGGTTTCCTCTCCATCGGCGGGCCGGCCGACGATGGCAGTACATTCGCGACCACGCCGCTGGTCAGGAACGCCAACGTCATCAACCCGACCATCTACGTGGTGCGTCTCCAGGGCATCGAGGTCGCCGGGCGGCGGCTCAACGTGCCGCCGGTGGTCTTCTCCGGCGGGACGGTCATGGACTCGAGCGCCATCATCACGCGGCTGCCCCCCACCGCGTACCGCGCGCTGCGGCTGGCGTTCAGGAACGCCATGAGGGCGTACAAGACGCGCGCCCCGACGGGGAACCTCGACACCTGCTTCGACTTCGTGGGGGTCACCACCGTGACGGTGCCCGCGGTCTCCCTGGTGTTCGACGGCGGCGCCGTCATCGAGCTTGACCTTCTGGCCGTGCTGCTGGACGGATGCCTCGCCTTCGCGCCCGTCGCCGCGGATTTCGCCCTCGGCTTCATCGGCAACGTGCAGCAGCAGACGCACGAGGTGCTCTATGACGTCGCCGGAGGGGCTGTGGGCTTCCGCCGTGGTGCGTGCTAG